One region of Thiomonas intermedia genomic DNA includes:
- a CDS encoding YifB family Mg chelatase-like AAA ATPase: MSLAQVASRALLGMEAPPVTVEVHLSPGLPGFTIVGLPEAEVREARDRVRSALLNSGLGFPSNKRIVVNLAPADLPKESGRFDLPIAIGLLAAQGLIPAGRLQGHTFAGELSLTGELRPTRGALAMACALASQRPEAGDDLRLVLPQQSAEEAALAQAATVLGARDLLQVVAYLLEQDGAAQRVTAAATTLAHASGPDMAEVRGHSAAKRALEIAAAGGHHVLMVGPPGSGKSMLAQRFVGLLPPLTREQALESASVLSLVGRFDPAQWGRRFVRSPHHTASAVALVGGGAGTIRPGEISLATHNLLFLDELPEFDRAVLESLREPLETGRIHISRAARQAEFPAQFQLIAAMNPCPCGYLGHATRACRCTPDQIARYQGRISGPLLDRIDIQVEVGAIAPETLLQLPQGETSAQIATRVAAAAEVQIARQGVRNAQLQGAELDAHCVLDPAGSAFLSQAMTRLGASSRQAHRVLRLARTIADLAGVQSIALNHLAEALQLRRALAQA; this comes from the coding sequence ATGTCGCTGGCGCAGGTTGCCAGCCGGGCTTTGTTGGGCATGGAGGCGCCGCCGGTCACGGTCGAGGTGCATCTGTCTCCCGGTCTGCCCGGCTTCACCATCGTCGGCCTGCCCGAGGCCGAAGTCCGGGAGGCGCGCGACCGTGTGCGCAGCGCCCTCCTCAACAGCGGTCTGGGCTTTCCCTCGAACAAGCGCATCGTCGTCAACCTGGCGCCGGCCGATCTGCCCAAGGAATCGGGCCGCTTTGACCTGCCCATCGCGATCGGGCTGCTGGCGGCGCAGGGCCTGATTCCGGCCGGGCGGCTTCAAGGGCATACCTTCGCCGGCGAGTTGTCGCTCACCGGCGAACTGCGCCCCACGCGAGGCGCTCTGGCCATGGCCTGCGCCCTGGCTTCGCAGCGGCCGGAGGCGGGCGATGACCTCAGGCTGGTCTTGCCGCAGCAAAGCGCGGAAGAAGCGGCGCTGGCGCAGGCGGCCACGGTTCTTGGTGCACGCGACCTGCTGCAGGTCGTGGCCTATCTGCTCGAACAGGATGGTGCCGCGCAGCGCGTGACGGCCGCCGCCACCACGCTGGCCCATGCGTCCGGACCCGATATGGCCGAGGTGCGCGGCCACAGTGCAGCCAAGCGGGCCCTGGAGATCGCCGCGGCCGGAGGGCATCATGTGCTCATGGTGGGACCGCCGGGCAGCGGCAAATCCATGCTGGCCCAGCGTTTTGTCGGCCTGCTTCCGCCCTTGACCCGCGAGCAGGCGCTGGAGAGTGCGTCGGTGCTCAGTCTGGTGGGGCGGTTCGACCCGGCGCAGTGGGGGCGCCGTTTTGTCCGCAGCCCCCATCACACGGCGTCCGCGGTGGCGCTGGTGGGGGGCGGTGCGGGCACGATACGGCCGGGCGAGATTTCCTTGGCGACCCACAATCTGCTTTTTCTCGATGAACTCCCGGAGTTTGATCGGGCCGTGCTGGAAAGCCTGCGCGAGCCGCTGGAAACCGGGCGCATCCACATTTCCCGCGCGGCGAGGCAGGCGGAATTTCCGGCGCAGTTCCAGCTGATCGCCGCGATGAACCCCTGTCCCTGCGGGTATCTGGGCCATGCCACTCGGGCGTGTCGCTGTACGCCGGATCAGATCGCGCGTTATCAGGGGCGCATTTCCGGGCCGCTGCTCGACCGGATCGATATCCAGGTGGAGGTCGGCGCCATAGCGCCCGAAACCTTGCTGCAGTTGCCACAGGGCGAGACCAGTGCGCAGATCGCAACGCGCGTGGCGGCGGCCGCCGAAGTCCAGATCGCCAGACAGGGCGTGCGCAATGCCCAGCTGCAGGGCGCCGAGTTGGATGCGCATTGCGTGCTCGATCCAGCCGGCAGCGCGTTTCTGAGCCAGGCCATGACGCGGCTGGGCGCATCGTCCCGCCAGGCGCACCGGGTGCTGCGCCTGGCGCGCACCATCGCCGATCTGGCCGGGGTGCAGTCCATTGCGCTGAACCATCTTGCCGAAGCCCTGCAACTGCGCCGTGCGCTTGCGCAAGCGTGA
- a CDS encoding accessory factor UbiK family protein: MNDSFRQRNTAFFDQIGRLIERSPLHDAQRNLRALAHSAAGRLDLVTREEFDATQRMLLAARQQIDTLEAQVRELQARLDSGAQSAPTSPEDAWR, translated from the coding sequence ATGAATGACAGCTTTCGCCAACGCAACACCGCGTTTTTCGACCAAATCGGTCGCCTGATTGAGCGCTCGCCGCTGCACGATGCGCAGCGCAACCTGCGGGCTCTGGCGCATTCCGCCGCCGGACGGCTCGATCTGGTGACGCGTGAGGAGTTCGACGCCACGCAGCGCATGCTGCTGGCCGCGCGCCAGCAGATCGATACGCTCGAAGCCCAGGTGCGCGAACTGCAGGCGCGTCTGGACAGCGGCGCGCAGTCGGCGCCCACATCGCCCGAAGACGCCTGGCGCTGA